From the Acidobacteriota bacterium genome, the window GCGCGCGCCACTCTTCGGCGCTCCAGTCCACGTCCGGCAGCGGATCGGCGCGCGGCGGCGCGTAGCAGGGATCGCCCGGCGCGGCGACGGGCCCCGGCGCGTCGAAGCCGGCGTTGACCGCAAAGACAATGAGCAGGTCTTCGGCGTTGAACCAGCTCGCGACCTCCGGCCAGCGGTCGGGATGAAAGTACGGATCTCCCGACGTGCCGCCGTCGAAGCCGCCGGCGCGGGTGCGCGCGACGTCCAGCGAATCGGCGAGCAGGGTGAACTGTTCGAACTCCGACCCGATCTCGCGGCGCAGCCGCGTGGTCTGCTCGCGCCAGACCGCGTCGGGCACGTGGTCGGGCACGGCCCGCCTCACCCCCAGGCAGTCGGTGAACGTCGGCGGCAGGATTGACCCGAACAGCTTCATGACGGGCGCGGCCGAGCCGTCGGCGCGCTCGAGCAGGAGGAACGTGTCCCAGCGTCGCCGTTCGCCGTACTGCCGGAGCAGATACGTGATGTCGCCGGCGAGCCTGGTCGCGCGGTCGGCGGCGTACGGCTCGAGGTGAAACGTCACGCGGATGTCGTGATCCCTCATGACGTCCATGACGAGGGGCACGGCACGGTCCTCAAAGCTGCCCTGCCCCCACCAGCTGAGATTGATGGCCCGGGCCCCCGACTCGACAATCCAGCGCGCGTGCTGCTCGATGACGCGGGCGGACCGCGAGTCGTACGCGCCCAGCGCCGGGAGGTAGTTCGAGGCGATCCGCGCCGGAGGGGTCCGGCCCCCGTCGTCCCAGTGGCGCCACGGATCGACGCCGTACCAGGGGTAGTACTCGAAGACGACATGGCCGGGCAGGTCGCGGAAGCGGGCGCGCAGGTGGGCGCCGGCCTGCCGCAGGCGGAAGCGTTCCAGCCGCTCGTCGCGGTCCCGGCCGGGGGCGCGATCGCGCTGCCCGGCGCGCAGGCCGGCCTGCGCCGCGGCGAGGCTGGCCAGGCAGCCGGCAAGGAACGCACGGCGCGACAGCCGCTCGGCGGTCATGCGGAAGGCTACCACCCCCGGAGACCCCTATTGCGGATTTGCGTGGAAACGCCCGCCGCTTGCGGCTAACATATATTGTTTGGGGCGATTCGGCTCCAGGGGACCTAACTCGTTACGGGCTCTTCACGGCGTCCGGCAAAGGAACAGTGAGACATGGCGAACACGACAGGCACGATCAAGCGGCTGACGGACAAAGGCTTCGGCTTCATTGCCGCGGGCGACGGGACCGAGTACTTCTTCCACCAGTCCGCCTGCCAGGGCGTGCGTTACGACGAGCTGCGCGAAGGACAGCGCGTCAGCTTCACGGTGGGCCAGGGCCCGAAGGGCCCGCGCGCTGAGAACGTCAAGGTCGAGTAGTGCGGGATAAGGGGGACAGTCACACTTTCCTGGGCTCGGAAAGTGTGACTGTCCCCCTTATTCACCCCCCCAGCTTGCTCGCCGCCAACGGCCGCGCGTACGCGCCCGTCGGGTTGTGCGCATTTGAGGCGAGCGCCTTCTTGTAAAACTCCGTGGCCTTCGCCTGGTCACCCAGCTTTTCGTACGCCTGCGCAATCAGCGCCAGGATGAACGGATCGTTCAGATTCCCCTTCTGCAGCTCCGCGACCGCCCCCCGATAATCGCCGCCATAGAACGCGACGTAGCCGACCAGATACGGCAGGAACTGCGCCTGCTCGGCGTTCGTGCCCTTGTTGAGTATCGCCCTGGCGGCCTCCACGTGCGTCTTCGCCTCCGCGGCGTTGCCCCGGCGCGCGGCCAGCCGCGCCTGCGCGTGCTCCCAGCGGAAATCCCAGAGATCCTTCCGCTCCGGCTTGATGTTCGGCTCGCGCGGGCCGACGTCGTAGCCGGTGCGATACCACTTCTCGGCTGCCTCGAGATCGCCCGACTCCAGGCACACGCGTGCCAGCTCGTTGGCGATCTCGCCGGCCATGAAGAAATCGCCCGCCTTCAGGTACTGCTCGTGGAGCGGCGCCTCGTATGTGGCCGCGCCGGCGCAATTCCGCTCGAACGCGTACGACATCGCCATCGCGCGGCTCGCCGCCACGCGGTTCTGCGGCGTTGGGGCCACCGCGATCGCCTTCTCGAAGTGGCGGCGCGCGTCGCCGTACTGTCCCAGCAGATCGAGCACCACGCCAGCCTGCATGTTGGCGGCGAAGGATTCCGGGGCAGCCTCCAGCGCCTTCCGGTAGAGCGCCAGCGCCTCCTCGTGCTGTCCTTCCCGGACTTTCTGCTGTCCCTGCTTGACGAGATCGTCACCAGGGCCGGGCGCGGCGGCAGGTGCCGGCGCCTGCGCGTGCGCGACGCTCGACGCGAGGAGCAGAGCGATGCTCAGCGTGCTCAGTGTCTTCATCATGGCGGCGGATTATGCCACACCGAGTGGCGCCGGACGCGGGCGGATCGGCACACGGCGGCAAACCTATTGCCGGAGCTGGGCCGTATAACGCTCCTGCCGGACGACCTGGAACCCGCGCTCGAGGTAGTTGTGCAGGGCGGCCGGGTGATCGAGCGTGCACGTGTGCAGCCAGATGCGCGCCGGCGCCTGCGCGAACGCGCGCGTGACCGCTTCGGTCAGGAGATAGCCTCCCAGGCCGTGCCCAACGTGCTCTTTGAGCAAGCCGAAGTACGCGATCTCGATTCCGTCCTCTTCGTCGCGCCGGAGCTCGTAAAATCCCGCGGGCGCCCCGTCAACGTACAGGACGCGCAGCTCGATGTTGCGCTGGGCGAGATGCGCGCGAATCTCCGCGTCGGACCACGACGCGCGATCGGTCCAGTGGTAGTCGGCGCCGATCGTGTTGTACAGAAACCGGTAGAACGCCGGCGGGCAGCGCATCACCTGCTCGACCGACGCGCGGCGCCCCGGCGTGCGCGCCGGCCGGAGCTGCGTGAGGCTGCGCATCTCCAGGTACGTGCGGGTGGCTTCCACAGTATCCATATCCGCCCAACCTTCAGATTCTCATCTCGTGCTGATACTCCTGATCAGCGTCAGCAGCATATCGATCGCCACCGCATTGTGACCCCCCTGCGGCACGATGATGTCCGCGTAGCGCTTGCTCGGCTCCACGAATTCCAGGTGCATCGGCTTGACCGTGGACAGGTACTGGTCGATCACCGACTGCACGGTGCGCCCCCGCTCCGTCGTGTCGCGTTGGAGTCGCCGGATCAGCCGCGTGTCCGCGTCGGCATCCACGAACACCTTCACGTCCATCATCTTACGCAGACCGGCGTCCGCGAAAATGAGAATGCCCTCGATGATGATGGCCGGCTTGGGCACTGCCCTTTCGGTAGTCTGCCTGCGGTTGTAGCGGGCGAAGTCATAGGCCGGCACGTCGACCGCCTGTCCCGCCTTCAACGCCGCGACGTGCCGCACCATCAGGTCCGTTTCGAGCGAATCAGGATGGTCGTAATTCAGCGCCGCGCGTTCTTCGAGCCGGAGGTCGCTTCTCTCGCGGTAGTAACGGTCGTGCTCGAGCACGACGACCTGCTCCTCCCCCAGACTTTCGACGATGTGCCGGACGACGGTTGTCTTGCCGGAGCCGGAACCTCCGGCGACGCCGATCACGACGGGGACGCGTTGTGACATCGGTGCGATCATAGGCCGACTCATCAGAGCGCTGCCACTTCGCCTCGTGGCTCGGCGCTTGCACCTCGTCGGTTCCGGACGTGTCGATGATGTCGCTGGCCTTCAGGATCGTCGCACACGATCGGACGCGTCGGCGCTGAGCGGAAGCCACCGATCGGTGAGGTCCTCGAGCGCCAGCACGATCTCCTGTGCCTGGCCCTCGCGAATCGCGACGGGCGCCAGCGTGGCCGCGAGCCACCTCGCGCGGCCGGGATGCTCGCTCTCCGCGGGGTCGTACCGGAAGGCGGGCACGACGACGGTCCGGCCGGCGACGGCCGCGCGCGCCTGCTCGGCGAAACCCTGCGCGCGCAGCTGGGGATCGTCGAACAGGTTATAGCCGGCCAGCGCGGACCGGCCCACGCCACACAATTTCTCCCACGCCCGGTTCGCGCGCAGGATGCGGCCGTCGGCGCCAAAGATCTGAAGGCTGATCGGCGAGTGCTCGAAGACCGCGTCCAGCAGCTGCTCGGACAGTTTGAGGTCGCCGAACTCGGCTTCCTCGCGTGTGAGATCCCGCAGCATGGACACGTGGGCGCCCGGCGCGACATTGGCCGTCGCGCGGTACTGCACCCGGCGCCTCGTACCGTCTTTGCGCTGCAGATCGAAGGGCCCCGACTGAACGCCGGCCGCGAGGAAGTCGCGCCACATCGCGTCGGTGTCGTGGCGCAGCTCGGCGAATGTCAGGTCGAAGACCCGCATGCGCAGCAGTTCGTCGCGCGTGTACCCGGTGAGCCGTTCGGCGGCGGAGTTGGCATCGATGAGCCGTGCGCCGTCATCCGCGACCAGGATGGCATCGAGGGAGCGCTCGAACATCGCACGGTAGGTATCGGTCGAGACCTGTTCCACGGACGCGGGCCCTCCGATCTTGTTGAATGTTCAGTGTTTCCTGCAAGCTGGACCTTTCCGGGGTACAGAAAATGCAGCACGTGTGTAAGCTATTGAACCGTTGAGGAGGACCGTATGCTGATTGTTCGCAGGACCCTGGCCGTGATGCTGGCGCTGTGGCTCGCCGCGCCGCAGGTCAGCGCACAAGTGGCCGCCACTCAGACGCAGGCGGCGATCGATCGCGCGCTCGCCGGCCGGGCGGCCGCGGCAGAGGCCGATCGTGAAGCGATCCGCCGCGTGCTCGAGCGCAGCGAGGTGAAGGAGGTCGCCGGGCGGATGGGAGTGGACGTCGCGCGGATCCAGTCCTCCGTCGGCGTGCTCGATGCAGCGGAGCTCGCCCAGGTCGCCGAGCAGGCACGTGCGGTCGACCAGAGCCTCGCGGGAGGCGCGACGACCATCGTCATCACGACGACGACCATCATCATCGCGCTGCTGATCATCATCCTGCTCGTGC encodes:
- a CDS encoding cold shock domain-containing protein, with protein sequence MANTTGTIKRLTDKGFGFIAAGDGTEYFFHQSACQGVRYDELREGQRVSFTVGQGPKGPRAENVKVE
- a CDS encoding tetratricopeptide repeat protein is translated as MMKTLSTLSIALLLASSVAHAQAPAPAAAPGPGDDLVKQGQQKVREGQHEEALALYRKALEAAPESFAANMQAGVVLDLLGQYGDARRHFEKAIAVAPTPQNRVAASRAMAMSYAFERNCAGAATYEAPLHEQYLKAGDFFMAGEIANELARVCLESGDLEAAEKWYRTGYDVGPREPNIKPERKDLWDFRWEHAQARLAARRGNAAEAKTHVEAARAILNKGTNAEQAQFLPYLVGYVAFYGGDYRGAVAELQKGNLNDPFILALIAQAYEKLGDQAKATEFYKKALASNAHNPTGAYARPLAASKLGG
- a CDS encoding GNAT family N-acetyltransferase is translated as MDTVEATRTYLEMRSLTQLRPARTPGRRASVEQVMRCPPAFYRFLYNTIGADYHWTDRASWSDAEIRAHLAQRNIELRVLYVDGAPAGFYELRRDEEDGIEIAYFGLLKEHVGHGLGGYLLTEAVTRAFAQAPARIWLHTCTLDHPAALHNYLERGFQVVRQERYTAQLRQ
- the udk gene encoding uridine kinase; its protein translation is MSQRVPVVIGVAGGSGSGKTTVVRHIVESLGEEQVVVLEHDRYYRERSDLRLEERAALNYDHPDSLETDLMVRHVAALKAGQAVDVPAYDFARYNRRQTTERAVPKPAIIIEGILIFADAGLRKMMDVKVFVDADADTRLIRRLQRDTTERGRTVQSVIDQYLSTVKPMHLEFVEPSKRYADIIVPQGGHNAVAIDMLLTLIRSISTR
- a CDS encoding PAS domain S-box protein encodes the protein MEQVSTDTYRAMFERSLDAILVADDGARLIDANSAAERLTGYTRDELLRMRVFDLTFAELRHDTDAMWRDFLAAGVQSGPFDLQRKDGTRRRVQYRATANVAPGAHVSMLRDLTREEAEFGDLKLSEQLLDAVFEHSPISLQIFGADGRILRANRAWEKLCGVGRSALAGYNLFDDPQLRAQGFAEQARAAVAGRTVVVPAFRYDPAESEHPGRARWLAATLAPVAIREGQAQEIVLALEDLTDRWLPLSADASDRVRRS
- a CDS encoding PA2779 family protein → MLIVRRTLAVMLALWLAAPQVSAQVAATQTQAAIDRALAGRAAAAEADREAIRRVLERSEVKEVAGRMGVDVARIQSSVGVLDAAELAQVAEQARAVDQSLAGGATTIVITTTTIIIALLIIILLVLIAD